A portion of the Pseudomonas protegens CHA0 genome contains these proteins:
- the hexR gene encoding transcriptional regulator HexR, with translation MNLLQHIAQSRHLLRKSELKVADHVLLDPAAVMHSSMADLAHSVGISEPTIVRFCRAIGCSGFQDLKLKLAQSLAAGASFGQFAIHEDDSVADYSLKIFDTTLHTLMEVREKLDPVALQQAVTAMSQAQRVEFYGFGASGAVAADAQHKFFRLLLTAAAYSDPHMQAMSAVTLKPTDVAICISQSGRSKDLLITANLVRESGASLITLCPSQTPLAELSTVNLAIDVHEDTEIYTPLTSRIAHLVVIDVLAMGVAMARGPSLVNHLKSVKRSLRSLRLSPKSVKALDD, from the coding sequence TTGAACCTGTTGCAGCACATCGCCCAGTCACGTCATTTGTTACGCAAATCGGAACTCAAGGTCGCCGATCACGTGCTCCTTGATCCTGCGGCCGTGATGCACAGTTCCATGGCGGACCTGGCCCACAGCGTGGGCATCAGTGAACCGACCATCGTGCGCTTCTGCCGGGCCATCGGCTGCTCCGGCTTCCAGGACCTCAAGCTCAAGCTGGCGCAGAGCCTTGCCGCCGGGGCCAGCTTCGGCCAGTTCGCGATCCATGAAGACGATTCGGTCGCCGACTACAGCCTGAAGATCTTCGACACCACCCTGCATACCCTGATGGAGGTCCGCGAGAAGCTCGACCCGGTGGCCCTGCAGCAGGCGGTGACCGCCATGTCCCAGGCCCAGCGCGTGGAGTTCTACGGCTTTGGTGCCTCGGGCGCGGTAGCGGCGGATGCCCAGCACAAGTTCTTCCGCTTGCTGCTGACCGCAGCGGCCTATTCCGACCCGCACATGCAGGCGATGTCGGCGGTGACCTTGAAGCCGACCGATGTCGCCATCTGCATTTCCCAGTCCGGTCGTTCCAAGGACCTGCTGATCACCGCCAACCTGGTACGTGAAAGCGGCGCCTCGCTGATCACCCTGTGCCCGAGCCAGACGCCGTTGGCCGAACTGTCCACGGTCAACCTGGCGATCGACGTGCACGAAGACACCGAGATCTACACCCCACTGACCTCGCGTATCGCCCACCTGGTGGTGATCGACGTGCTGGCGATGGGCGTGGCCATGGCTCGCGGGCCGAGCCTGGTGAACCACCTCAAGAGCGTCAAGCGCAGCTTGCGCAGCCTGCGCCTGTCGCCCAAGTCGGTGAAAGCCCTGGACGACTGA
- a CDS encoding putative bifunctional diguanylate cyclase/phosphodiesterase translates to MTLNPDLSGPFVEPRVIRQHYAVEMAVERTRLLYQGSLLPTLFMLLNGLVCTWLLWSPARYLLLSVWMVWLLALVALRVIQVAAFDSAIPSRQAQPVWQRMFLLGSAVSGLTLACAGIALVPTDNFLQQAWVFGLIGAAILSASVAYAVSLQAFLSFTLPCLLPAIAYLFWGGDDQQRGWGWLGLILLVSLSVVAWQVNRLMQRGLLRRFQNQALIEHLQNAQGRSDQLNRELAREVEQRRRAEEQLREAQTGLEQRVAQRSLELDAANQALSKSEARLALALNASELGLWDWNLQTDEVHHTQIKELFGLEPEDVTAMLSHLKPRLHPEDLPLLKRALVEHLKGRSDDYQVEYRVRHGAGHWVWIEDRGRAVERSPSGRVLRMAGTRRDISADKELEVQRNLAATVFEAASEGIVILDPDYALIAANQAFSQVTGYQIEDMLGRNVVELSCSRDARRHYPLIHQALEQYGSWQGELVETRKNGELYPQWLQLNVVRDKRGKVRHIVGFFADLSARRESEERMRYLTHYDELTGLANRSLFRERLREAHQRVRQGGRSLALLHINLDRFKLLNDSLGHEVADQLLQKMARRLVNALPEADTIARLSGDEFAVLFDAYGSLSSLTRVATRLLSKLRLPITVEGHELVVSASMGISMLPDSAREIAALISQANMAMAHAKHLGGNNFQFYTESLQASTLERLQLENQLRKAIEEGQLTVFYQPKLCLASGRLNAAEALVRWDHPVMGRVPPGDFIGLAEETGLIGPIGEFVLRQACRQACEWQRQGLEPIRVSVNLSVYQLRQGKLVSLVRQVLEETGLEPHFLELELTESQLLDSVEHIIATFQQLRGLGVKLAIDDFGTGYSSLSYLKRIPVDYVKIDQAFIRGLAEGGEDAAITRAIIAMAHGLSLKVVAEGVEDPAQLAFLKAEHCDEVQGYLISRPVAAEGLALLLQAQSR, encoded by the coding sequence ATGACACTTAACCCCGACCTGTCCGGGCCCTTTGTGGAGCCCCGGGTCATCCGCCAGCACTACGCCGTGGAGATGGCAGTGGAGCGTACGCGCCTGCTGTACCAGGGCTCGTTGCTGCCGACCTTGTTCATGTTGCTCAACGGCCTGGTGTGCACCTGGCTGCTATGGAGCCCGGCGCGCTATCTGTTGCTCAGTGTGTGGATGGTCTGGCTGCTGGCCCTGGTGGCCTTGCGGGTGATCCAGGTGGCGGCCTTCGATTCGGCGATTCCCAGCCGCCAGGCACAGCCGGTGTGGCAACGCATGTTTCTCCTGGGCTCGGCGGTCAGTGGCCTGACCCTGGCCTGCGCCGGCATCGCCCTGGTGCCCACCGACAATTTCCTGCAGCAGGCCTGGGTCTTCGGCCTCATCGGTGCGGCCATCCTCTCCGCCAGCGTAGCCTACGCGGTGAGCCTGCAGGCCTTCCTTTCATTCACCTTGCCATGTCTGTTGCCGGCCATCGCCTACCTGTTCTGGGGCGGCGACGACCAGCAGCGTGGCTGGGGCTGGCTCGGGCTGATCCTGCTGGTGTCGCTGAGTGTGGTGGCCTGGCAGGTCAACCGCCTGATGCAGCGCGGCCTGCTGCGGCGCTTTCAGAACCAGGCCCTGATCGAGCACCTGCAGAATGCCCAGGGCCGCAGCGATCAGCTCAACCGCGAGCTGGCCCGGGAAGTGGAGCAGCGCCGCCGTGCCGAGGAGCAACTGCGCGAAGCCCAGACCGGGCTGGAACAGCGAGTGGCCCAGCGCAGCCTGGAGCTGGACGCCGCCAACCAGGCCCTGAGCAAGAGCGAGGCGCGCCTAGCCCTGGCCCTGAACGCCAGCGAGCTGGGGCTGTGGGACTGGAACCTGCAGACCGACGAGGTCCATCACACCCAGATCAAGGAGCTGTTCGGCCTGGAGCCGGAAGATGTCACGGCCATGCTCAGCCATCTCAAGCCACGCCTGCATCCGGAAGACCTGCCCCTGCTCAAGCGCGCCCTGGTGGAGCACCTCAAGGGCCGCAGCGACGATTACCAGGTGGAGTACCGGGTACGCCACGGCGCCGGCCACTGGGTGTGGATCGAGGACCGTGGCCGGGCCGTGGAGCGCAGCCCCAGTGGCCGGGTGCTGCGCATGGCCGGCACCCGTCGCGACATCAGTGCCGACAAGGAGCTGGAGGTCCAGCGCAACCTGGCGGCCACGGTGTTCGAGGCGGCCAGCGAAGGCATCGTCATCCTCGACCCCGATTACGCCTTGATCGCCGCCAATCAGGCCTTCAGCCAGGTCACCGGCTACCAGATCGAAGACATGCTCGGGCGCAATGTAGTGGAGCTGTCGTGCAGCCGCGATGCGCGCCGGCACTACCCGTTGATCCACCAGGCCCTGGAACAGTACGGCAGCTGGCAGGGCGAGTTGGTGGAGACACGCAAGAACGGCGAGCTCTACCCACAATGGCTGCAATTGAATGTCGTGCGTGATAAACGAGGAAAAGTCCGGCATATCGTGGGCTTCTTCGCCGATCTTTCGGCACGGCGCGAATCCGAGGAGCGCATGCGCTACCTCACCCATTACGACGAACTCACGGGGCTGGCCAACCGTTCGCTGTTCCGCGAGCGCCTGCGCGAGGCCCATCAGCGGGTGCGCCAGGGCGGCCGCAGCCTGGCCTTGCTGCACATCAACCTGGACCGTTTCAAGCTGCTCAACGACAGCCTTGGCCATGAAGTGGCCGACCAGTTGCTGCAAAAGATGGCCCGGCGGCTGGTCAATGCCTTGCCGGAAGCCGACACCATCGCCCGGCTTTCCGGGGACGAATTCGCCGTGCTGTTCGACGCTTACGGCAGCCTGTCGAGCCTGACCCGGGTCGCTACCCGGCTGCTGAGCAAGCTGCGCCTGCCGATCACCGTCGAGGGCCATGAACTGGTAGTCAGCGCTTCCATGGGCATCAGTATGCTGCCCGACAGCGCCCGGGAGATCGCAGCCCTGATCAGCCAGGCGAACATGGCCATGGCTCATGCCAAGCACCTGGGCGGCAACAATTTCCAGTTCTATACCGAGAGCCTGCAAGCCAGCACCCTGGAGCGCCTGCAGCTGGAAAACCAGCTGCGCAAGGCCATTGAGGAGGGCCAGTTGACGGTCTTCTACCAACCCAAGCTGTGCCTGGCCAGCGGCCGTCTGAATGCCGCCGAGGCCCTGGTGCGCTGGGATCACCCCGTCATGGGCCGGGTGCCCCCGGGAGATTTCATCGGCCTGGCGGAAGAGACCGGATTGATCGGCCCCATTGGCGAGTTCGTGTTGCGCCAGGCGTGCCGCCAAGCCTGCGAATGGCAACGCCAGGGCCTGGAGCCGATTCGCGTGTCGGTCAACCTGTCGGTGTATCAGTTGCGCCAGGGCAAGCTGGTGAGCCTGGTGCGCCAGGTGCTGGAAGAAACAGGCCTGGAGCCGCATTTTCTCGAACTGGAACTGACCGAAAGCCAACTGCTGGACAGCGTCGAGCACATCATCGCGACCTTCCAGCAACTGCGGGGCCTGGGGGTCAAGCTGGCCATCGACGACTTCGGCACTGGCTATTCGTCCCTGAGTTACCTGAAACGGATCCCGGTGGATTACGTGAAGATCGACCAGGCCTTCATTCGCGGCCTGGCCGAGGGCGGTGAGGATGCGGCGATCACCCGGGCGATCATCGCCATGGCTCATGGGCTGTCGTTGAAAGTGGTGGCCGAAGGGGTGGAAGACCCCGCGCAACTGGCCTTCCTCAAGGCGGAACACTGCGACGAGGTGCAGGGCTACCTGATCAGCCGCCCGGTGGCCGCCGAAGGCCTCGCGCTGCTGTTGCAGGCCCAGAGCCGGTAG
- the uvrD gene encoding DNA helicase II has protein sequence MRDDLSLLLNSLNDAQRQAVAASVGRQLVLAGAGSGKTRVLVHRIAWLIQVENASPHSILSVTFTNKAAAEMRHRIEQLLGINPAGMWVGTFHGLAHRLLRAHWQEAGLSQTFQILDSDDQQRLVKRVIRELGLDEQRWPARQAQWFINGQKDEGLRPQHIQASGDLFLATMRGIYEAYEAACQRAGVIDFSELLLRALDLWRDHPGLLAHYQKRFRHVLVDEFQDTNAVQYAWLRLLAQGGDSLMVVGDDDQSIYGWRGAKIENIHQYSADFPDTEVIRLEQNYRSTAGILKAANALIANNTGRLGKELWTDGGDGEAINLYAAFNEHDEARYVVETIESALKTGLARSDIAILYRSNAQSRVLEEALLRERIPYRIYGGQRFFERAEIKNAMAYLRLLEGRGNDAALERVINVPARGIGEKTVEAIREHARHSDVSMWEAMRQLVANKGLTGRAAGALGAFIELIENLAAKTLEMPLHLMTQTVIEQSGLIAYHEAEKGEKGQARVENLEELVSAARNFENTEEDEDLTPLAAFLGHASLEAGDTQADEHEDSVQLMTLHSAKGLEFPYVFLVGMEEGLFPHKMSLEEPGRLEEERRLAYVGITRAMQNLVMTYAETRRLYGSETYNKVSRFVREVPKGLIQEVRLSNSVSRPFGGGQSQSTSSLFGGSEIPDTGLSLGQAVRHSVFGDGVILNFEGAGAQARVQVNFSEGSKWLMLGYAKLEAI, from the coding sequence ATGCGCGATGATCTCTCCCTCCTGTTGAACTCCCTCAACGACGCCCAACGCCAGGCCGTAGCCGCCTCCGTGGGTCGTCAGTTGGTCCTGGCCGGTGCTGGCTCCGGCAAAACCCGTGTGCTGGTGCACCGTATCGCCTGGTTGATCCAGGTCGAGAACGCCTCACCCCACTCGATCCTGTCGGTGACCTTCACCAACAAGGCCGCAGCCGAGATGCGCCACCGCATCGAACAACTGCTGGGCATCAACCCGGCAGGCATGTGGGTCGGCACCTTCCACGGCCTGGCCCACCGCCTGCTGCGGGCCCACTGGCAGGAAGCGGGGCTGAGCCAGACCTTCCAGATCCTCGACAGCGACGACCAGCAACGCCTGGTCAAGCGGGTGATCCGCGAGCTGGGCCTGGACGAACAGCGCTGGCCGGCCCGCCAGGCCCAGTGGTTCATCAACGGGCAGAAGGACGAAGGCCTGCGCCCGCAACATATCCAGGCCAGCGGCGACCTGTTCCTGGCCACCATGCGCGGCATCTATGAGGCCTACGAGGCCGCTTGCCAGCGTGCCGGGGTCATCGACTTCTCCGAACTGCTGCTGCGCGCCCTGGACCTGTGGCGCGACCACCCGGGTTTGCTGGCGCACTACCAGAAGCGTTTCCGCCACGTGTTGGTGGACGAGTTCCAGGACACCAACGCCGTGCAATACGCCTGGCTGCGGTTGCTGGCCCAGGGTGGCGACAGCCTGATGGTGGTGGGCGACGACGACCAGTCGATCTATGGCTGGCGCGGGGCGAAAATCGAGAACATCCACCAGTACTCCGCCGACTTCCCGGACACCGAAGTGATCCGCCTGGAGCAGAACTACCGCTCTACTGCCGGCATCCTCAAGGCTGCCAACGCCCTGATCGCCAACAACACCGGGCGCCTGGGCAAGGAGCTGTGGACCGACGGCGGCGACGGTGAAGCCATCAACCTGTATGCCGCCTTCAACGAGCACGATGAAGCCCGCTATGTAGTGGAAACCATCGAGAGCGCGCTGAAGACCGGCCTGGCCCGCAGCGACATCGCCATTCTCTACCGCTCCAACGCCCAGTCCCGGGTGCTGGAAGAAGCCTTGCTGCGCGAACGCATTCCGTACCGCATCTATGGCGGCCAGCGCTTCTTCGAGCGGGCGGAAATCAAGAACGCCATGGCTTACCTGCGCCTCCTGGAAGGCCGTGGCAACGACGCAGCCCTGGAACGGGTGATCAACGTGCCAGCCCGGGGCATCGGCGAGAAGACCGTCGAAGCCATCCGCGAGCATGCGCGCCACAGCGATGTATCGATGTGGGAAGCCATGCGCCAGCTGGTGGCCAATAAAGGCCTGACCGGGCGCGCTGCAGGTGCGCTGGGGGCCTTTATCGAACTGATCGAAAACCTCGCCGCCAAGACCCTGGAAATGCCCCTGCACCTGATGACCCAGACCGTCATCGAGCAGTCGGGGCTGATTGCCTACCACGAAGCGGAAAAAGGCGAAAAAGGCCAGGCCCGGGTGGAAAACCTCGAGGAACTGGTGAGCGCCGCGCGCAACTTCGAGAACACCGAAGAGGACGAAGACCTGACGCCCCTGGCGGCATTCCTCGGCCACGCTTCCCTGGAAGCCGGCGATACCCAGGCCGACGAGCATGAAGACAGCGTGCAACTGATGACCCTGCACAGCGCCAAGGGTCTGGAGTTCCCCTACGTGTTCCTGGTGGGCATGGAAGAAGGCCTGTTCCCCCACAAGATGAGCCTGGAAGAACCCGGCCGCCTTGAGGAAGAACGCCGGCTGGCGTATGTGGGCATTACCCGGGCCATGCAGAACCTGGTAATGACCTACGCGGAAACCCGACGCCTGTACGGCAGCGAAACCTACAACAAGGTGTCGCGTTTCGTGCGCGAGGTGCCCAAGGGGCTGATTCAGGAAGTGCGGCTGTCCAACAGCGTCAGCCGGCCTTTCGGCGGCGGCCAGTCACAAAGTACCAGCAGCCTGTTCGGCGGCAGCGAAATCCCGGACACCGGCCTGAGCCTCGGCCAGGCGGTACGGCACTCGGTGTTCGGCGACGGGGTGATCCTCAATTTCGAGGGCGCCGGCGCCCAGGCCCGGGTCCAGGTCAACTTCAGCGAAGGCAGCAAGTGGCTGATGCTCGGCTATGCCAAGCTGGAAGCCATCTAA
- a CDS encoding EamA family transporter, whose amino-acid sequence MGTGFFSSWTFWALLSAIFAALTAIFAKVGIENVNSDFATLLRTVVVLVSLALILYATGQYQSLGSISPKSYLFLLLSGLATGASWLCYFRALKLGPASLVAPVDKLSVVFVAIIGVCLLGEKLDLRQWSGIGLITAGVGLLALRR is encoded by the coding sequence ATGGGCACAGGCTTTTTTTCCTCGTGGACATTCTGGGCCCTGTTGTCGGCAATTTTCGCTGCCTTGACGGCGATCTTCGCCAAAGTGGGGATAGAAAACGTCAATTCAGACTTCGCCACCCTGCTGCGCACCGTGGTGGTACTGGTCAGCCTGGCCTTGATTTTGTATGCAACGGGCCAATATCAGTCCCTGGGATCGATTTCTCCCAAAAGCTACCTGTTCCTGCTGCTGTCCGGGCTGGCCACGGGCGCATCCTGGCTGTGCTATTTCCGCGCCTTGAAACTCGGCCCCGCTTCATTGGTGGCACCGGTGGACAAGCTCAGCGTGGTGTTCGTCGCAATCATCGGCGTGTGCCTGCTGGGAGAGAAGCTCGACCTGCGGCAGTGGAGCGGAATCGGCTTGATCACCGCAGGTGTGGGGCTACTGGCACTACGCCGCTAA
- a CDS encoding Tim44 domain-containing protein, with the protein MKRFLSIAMALCIGLTMSLDANAKRFGGGKSVGAAPTHQTRQAAPTAPGAPAAAATAGAAGAAGAAAKAGGASRWLGPLAGIAAGGLLASMFMGGGFQGMQIFDILIMAVIAFVIFRFIAARRRKQQEQYAPAGHAPMQREAFEPQQPAGGSIFGGSPAPAARPVINAPAWFNEERFIEAARSHFQSLQQHWDANEMDKIAEFVTPQMLQFLKQERADLGDGFQSTYIDNLQVQLEGVDDRADKTIATLTFSGVSKTSRFDQGEVFSESWNMERAQGDNQPWLVAGIRQNG; encoded by the coding sequence ATGAAACGTTTTCTTAGCATCGCCATGGCGCTGTGCATCGGCCTGACGATGAGCCTCGACGCCAACGCCAAGCGCTTTGGTGGCGGCAAAAGCGTCGGCGCTGCCCCGACCCACCAAACCCGCCAGGCGGCGCCAACCGCTCCGGGCGCTCCCGCCGCTGCAGCCACCGCGGGCGCAGCCGGTGCCGCGGGCGCTGCTGCCAAGGCCGGCGGTGCTTCGCGCTGGCTCGGCCCTCTGGCCGGCATCGCTGCCGGTGGCCTGCTGGCCTCCATGTTCATGGGCGGCGGCTTCCAGGGCATGCAGATCTTCGACATCCTGATCATGGCGGTCATCGCCTTTGTGATCTTCCGCTTCATCGCCGCTCGTCGCCGCAAGCAGCAGGAGCAATACGCTCCAGCCGGCCACGCGCCGATGCAGCGCGAAGCCTTCGAGCCCCAGCAGCCTGCCGGCGGTTCGATCTTCGGTGGTTCGCCAGCGCCTGCCGCGCGTCCGGTAATCAACGCACCGGCCTGGTTCAATGAAGAGCGCTTCATTGAAGCGGCGCGCAGCCACTTCCAGTCCCTGCAGCAACACTGGGACGCCAACGAAATGGACAAGATCGCCGAGTTCGTGACCCCACAGATGCTGCAGTTCCTGAAACAGGAACGTGCCGATCTGGGCGACGGCTTCCAGTCGACCTACATCGACAACCTGCAAGTGCAGCTCGAAGGTGTGGATGACCGTGCCGACAAGACCATCGCCACCCTGACCTTCAGCGGTGTGTCGAAGACCTCGCGCTTCGACCAGGGCGAAGTGTTCAGCGAAAGCTGGAACATGGAACGCGCCCAGGGCGACAACCAGCCATGGCTGGTAGCAGGTATCCGCCAGAACGGCTGA
- a CDS encoding SMI1/KNR4 family protein, protein MEEVIEQLREANEPVPVPLELPDEDQLVEIEEQLFINIPFVFKEFLLTVSDVVYGSLEPVTVTDPQSHTYLPEVAATAWDMGVPRELIPICQDGDDYYCVEEDGTVVLWSGEEELITEESWESVWHWARDVWLES, encoded by the coding sequence GTGGAAGAAGTCATCGAACAACTCCGGGAAGCCAACGAACCGGTACCCGTCCCCCTGGAACTGCCGGACGAAGACCAACTGGTGGAAATTGAAGAACAGCTGTTCATCAATATCCCGTTCGTCTTCAAGGAGTTCCTGTTGACGGTCAGCGACGTGGTTTACGGCAGCCTGGAACCTGTGACCGTCACCGATCCGCAATCCCATACCTACCTGCCGGAAGTGGCTGCGACCGCCTGGGACATGGGCGTGCCGCGCGAGCTGATCCCGATCTGCCAGGACGGCGACGATTACTACTGCGTCGAGGAAGACGGCACCGTGGTGCTGTGGTCCGGCGAGGAAGAGCTGATCACCGAAGAATCCTGGGAATCGGTGTGGCACTGGGCGCGGGACGTCTGGCTGGAAAGCTGA
- a CDS encoding cation:proton antiporter has product MHAISFIQDLAVIMLVAGVVTILFHRLKQPVVLGYIVAGFIIGPHTPPFGLIHDEQTIKTLAELGVIFLMFCLGLEFSLRKLFKVGATAFIAAFLEIVLMIWIGYEIGRWFGWSTMDSLFLGAILAISSTTIIVKALNDLKMKNERFAQLIFGVLIVEDILGIGIIALLSSIAVSGTVSSGEVFSTVGKLSLFMIVALVIGILLVPRLLAYVARFDSNEMLLITVLGLCFGFCLLVVKLEYSMVLGAFLIGAIMAESRQLLKIERLIEPVRDLFSAIFFVAIGLMIDPQILLQYAWPIAVITVAVVLGKMLSCGMGAFIAGNDGRTSLRVGMGLSQIGEFSFIIAALGMTLQVTSDFLYPVAVAVSAITTLLTPYLIRAADPLSLKLAGVLPKRLSRVLGMYGEWLRSIQPQGEGALLATMIRKILLQVGVNLALVVAIFFSGGYFAKRIGTYLEDWVSEPSWQKALIWGGALLLSLPFLIAAYRKLKALSMLLAEMGVKPEMAGRHTQRVRRVIAEVIPILSLLVIFLLLAALSSSILPTLELLVLIAVVAAAVAAVLWRWFIRVHTRMQVALIETFDHSKDNSGH; this is encoded by the coding sequence ATGCATGCCATCAGCTTCATTCAGGACCTGGCCGTGATCATGCTGGTCGCAGGCGTGGTGACCATCCTCTTCCATCGCCTCAAGCAGCCTGTCGTGCTGGGCTACATAGTCGCCGGCTTCATCATCGGCCCTCACACTCCGCCTTTCGGGCTGATCCACGACGAACAGACCATCAAGACCCTGGCCGAGCTGGGGGTGATTTTCCTGATGTTCTGCCTGGGGCTGGAATTCAGCCTGCGCAAGCTGTTCAAGGTCGGGGCCACGGCCTTTATCGCGGCGTTCCTGGAAATCGTCCTGATGATCTGGATCGGCTACGAGATCGGCCGCTGGTTCGGCTGGAGCACCATGGATTCGCTGTTCCTCGGGGCGATCCTGGCCATTTCCTCCACCACCATCATCGTCAAGGCGCTCAATGACCTGAAGATGAAGAACGAGCGCTTCGCCCAGCTGATCTTCGGCGTACTGATCGTCGAGGACATCCTCGGCATCGGCATCATCGCCTTGCTGTCGAGCATCGCGGTCAGCGGTACGGTGAGTTCCGGCGAGGTGTTCTCCACCGTCGGCAAGCTTTCGCTGTTCATGATCGTGGCGCTGGTGATCGGCATCCTGCTGGTGCCGCGCCTGCTGGCCTACGTGGCCAGGTTCGACAGCAACGAGATGCTGCTGATCACCGTGCTGGGGCTGTGTTTCGGCTTCTGCCTGCTGGTGGTCAAACTGGAGTACAGCATGGTCCTGGGGGCCTTCCTGATCGGTGCGATCATGGCCGAGTCTCGCCAGTTGCTGAAGATCGAGCGGTTGATCGAGCCGGTTCGCGACCTGTTCAGCGCAATCTTCTTCGTCGCCATCGGCCTGATGATCGACCCGCAGATCCTCCTGCAATACGCCTGGCCGATTGCCGTGATCACGGTGGCGGTGGTGCTGGGCAAGATGCTGTCCTGCGGCATGGGGGCCTTTATCGCCGGCAATGATGGACGCACCTCACTGCGGGTAGGCATGGGCCTGTCACAGATTGGCGAATTTTCCTTCATCATCGCCGCACTGGGCATGACCCTGCAGGTCACCAGCGACTTCCTCTACCCGGTAGCGGTGGCGGTGTCCGCCATCACCACCTTGCTCACGCCCTACCTGATCCGTGCCGCGGACCCGCTATCGCTGAAGCTGGCAGGGGTTCTGCCCAAGCGCCTGAGCCGGGTACTGGGCATGTATGGCGAGTGGTTGCGCAGCATCCAGCCCCAGGGCGAGGGTGCGCTGCTGGCGACGATGATCCGCAAGATCCTGCTGCAAGTGGGGGTGAACCTGGCGCTGGTGGTGGCGATCTTCTTTTCCGGTGGCTATTTCGCCAAGCGCATTGGCACCTACCTGGAAGATTGGGTCAGTGAGCCGAGCTGGCAGAAAGCCTTGATCTGGGGCGGGGCGCTGCTGCTTTCGCTGCCGTTCCTGATTGCTGCCTATCGCAAGCTCAAGGCACTGTCGATGTTGCTGGCGGAGATGGGGGTCAAGCCGGAAATGGCCGGGCGCCATACCCAGCGAGTGCGTCGGGTGATCGCCGAGGTGATCCCGATCCTGTCGCTGCTGGTGATTTTCCTGCTGCTGGCGGCGCTCTCGTCGAGCATCCTGCCGACCCTGGAACTGCTGGTGTTGATCGCCGTAGTGGCGGCGGCGGTGGCCGCAGTCCTGTGGCGCTGGTTCATCCGTGTGCATACGCGGATGCAGGTGGCGCTGATCGAAACCTTCGACCACAGCAAGGACAACAGTGGGCATTGA
- a CDS encoding acyl-CoA thioesterase: MEPGNAQLSMTVLMTPDMANFSGNVHGGTLLKYLDEVAYACASRYAGRYVVTLSVDQVIFREPIHVGELVTFLASVNYTGNTSMEVGIKVVTENIRERSVRHTNSCFFTMVAVDDQRKPAQVPPLQPETADGKRRFIQARQRRQIRQELEQRYREIKADGP; this comes from the coding sequence ATGGAACCCGGAAACGCCCAACTGTCGATGACGGTATTGATGACCCCTGACATGGCCAATTTCTCTGGCAATGTCCACGGCGGCACCTTGCTCAAGTACCTCGATGAAGTCGCCTATGCCTGCGCCAGCCGTTACGCCGGCCGCTACGTGGTGACCCTGTCGGTGGACCAGGTGATCTTCCGCGAGCCGATCCATGTCGGCGAGCTGGTGACCTTCCTGGCCTCGGTCAACTACACCGGCAACACCTCCATGGAGGTGGGCATCAAGGTGGTCACCGAGAATATCCGCGAGCGTTCGGTGCGCCACACCAACAGCTGCTTCTTCACCATGGTGGCGGTGGACGACCAGCGCAAGCCGGCCCAGGTGCCGCCGCTGCAGCCGGAAACCGCCGACGGCAAGCGACGCTTTATCCAGGCCCGGCAGCGCCGGCAGATCCGCCAGGAACTGGAACAGCGCTACCGGGAAATCAAGGCCGACGGCCCTTGA